Proteins from one Ranitomeya variabilis isolate aRanVar5 chromosome 1, aRanVar5.hap1, whole genome shotgun sequence genomic window:
- the GPR150 gene encoding putative G-protein coupled receptor 150, protein MDELFLYGSFSQNKNESLVGSNALSTHSLLNSSSSDQNKVMEAPRYNRQLRIITMTIIFTLALLGNCAVLYKIYRGKDKKRKINFLITHLALADLYVSVMTLFSQIVWELLEDEWLAGDVSCRIFKVFQVSGLIASSNIIAIVALERHHVIMNPLSSPLPTRFIVPLGWFLALLLSVPQAFVFRAVCTEEGSRCHNIFGQLPRWHFQVYIIYSSVTVFFFPFCILAVAYIRILWILWKGKLSKIPKNLNGGLELQFTKKPLKLIATNSCIPKAKIKTLKMTLVIIILFIVCGLPYFIVEMKVAFGTITGLDEEVMAVLGIFIVTNSAVNPYVYLFFKTNNVFLRKLEQKVCFSCCLQEHKEITFQRELFPSFKSSQKKEVSSTTTSEVQTSSVLRRSVSFLHSVAPLNKELSAPSETCM, encoded by the coding sequence ATGGATGAATTATTCCTCTATGGGAGCTTTTCCCAAAACAAAAACGAGTCTCTGGTTGGCAGTAATGCGCTCTCAACTCATTCACTTCTGAACAGCTCTTCATCGGACCAGAACAAAGTCATGGAAGCCCCTCGTTATAACAGGCAGCTGCGGATCATCACTATGACCATCATCTTTACACTGGCACTGTTGGGGAACTGTGCAGTGTTGTACAAGATCTACCGTGGCAAAGACAAAAAGAGGAAAATTAACTTTTTAATCACCCACTTGGCATTAGCTGACTTGTATGTGTCAGTTATGACTCTCTTCTCTCAGATTGTGTGGGAGCTGCTGGAGGACGAGTGGCTAGCTGGTGATGTCTCTTGCCGGATTTTCAAAGTATTTCAAGTTTCTGGACTCATTGCATCCTCAAATATAATCGCCATAGTTGCCCTGGAAAGGCATCATGTCATTATGAACCCTTTAAGCAGCCCTTTGCCTACCAGGTTCATCGTACCTTTGGGCTGGTTCTTAGCACTTCTTCTCTCCGTGCCACAAGCATTTGTCTTCAGAGCAGTCTGTACAGAAGAGGGTAGCAGGTGTCACAACATTTTTGGGCAGCTACCTAGGTGGCATTTCCAGGTCTATATTATATACAGCTCAGTTACagtttttttctttcccttctGTATCTTGGCTGTAGCATACATTCGCAtactctggatcctctggaagggaaaGCTGTCCAAAATTCCTAAAAACCTTAATGGAGGTCTGGAGCTTCAGTTCACGAAGAAACCCTTAAAACTGATTGCTACCAATAGTTGCATTCCAAAAGCTAAGATTAAGACATTGAAAATGACACTGGTAATTATTATCTTATTCATTGTGTGTGGGCTTCCCTACTTTATTGTAGAGATGAAAGTGGCATTTGGCACCATCACTGGTTTGgatgaagaagtgatggcagtgctgggtatttttATTGTGACTAATAGCGCCGTTAACCCTTATGTATATCTCTTCTTTAAAACCAACAATGTTTTTCTCCGTAAACTAGAGCAGAAGGTGTGTTTTTCCTGTTGCCTCCAAGAGCACAAAGAGATCACCTTCCAGAGGGAACTCTTCCCATCCTTCAAATCTTCACAAAAAAAAGAGGTATCCAGCACCACCACCTCCGAAGTACAGACATCTTCTGTCCTACGCCGATCAGTCTCTTTCTTGCATTCTGTTGCTCCTTTAAACAAAGAGCTTAGTGCTCCATCTGAGACTTGTATGTGA